The genomic DNA gagagagtgtgtgaaTGATGTGTTCTGATTTTTTTTGCACTTTTAACAAATTGGATGGATTTCTGGAATGGATggaattgtattattttttgaagCATTTGTAGTTCTGGCagattttgataaaaatcagtTAATTTGGTATCCGCTTGGTTATTTCAGCTGTTTTGGTTAAATCAACCAATCGGTTAAATGGTTCTTTGGCTATTCTGTTCGGTTTTGGTTTACCGTACTAGCCATTTTGGTTTTTTCGGTTTTGTAACTGAATTGGACGTAGACTGACTGAATTTTCACCCCTACTTCCAAACTCTCCTTGATTGTCCCTTAGTCACTAATactttttgttttcatattttatgcatttcacttggctcaaatctcttattttttgttctcttgccTAGTTTATATATGTATCTCTTTCCCCATCTTTTGTGCTATGCCATCAGTATAAATTTTCTTAGGCTTTTTGTCCCTTTTTACAGAAACcatgattttataaattttaccaTCAGCATCTAGATTTGGACCATTAGATTGTTTCTAAATTTGACTGTTGAAACTATTACTATATGGATACCTGAGTATTTTTGGTGAGGCTTCTCTCACTTGTTCATCCTGTCTCTCTCTGGTTGTATTGTTGAAACTATAACTATATGGATACCTATGTTTATGCTCGCATTGCATCTTCATGACTAGAGTAGATCTTTTTGTGTTGCATTTTCAATGTATttattgttttgggttttcaacTTGTATGTGAAGATGAAGGTCAGGACAGTGCTAGGAAATCTCAAGATGGAAATGTTGCTAAGGAAACTGCTTCTGAAGATTTCAATAGGGTTAGCAATGAACTTGAATTGAATGCTCCTGGCAGCTCCTCCAGTCTTTTTTGGGTCAATGGCAATGCATTCAATGAATATGCTGAGTCAGATGCTTCTGTTCATTTATCCTTCTTTCCACATTTTTTCAAACTTGACCGAGTAATGGAATTAGTTCAACCtcatgacatttattcatttcTTCTTAATCATCCTCCTAGAAAACTAGTTTCTATTGGACCTGACCATCAAGCTAATGTTCCTGAAGGGGCCTCAAATAGATTCCATGAATCTTCTGCCAGTTTAGATCAGTCAGATCCACATATCATTCCTGGAGATTCTTCAGGCTCACGGGTGATGGATGATGATGACAATGAGGCAGGGCTGATAGGTACTTGTGTCATTCCCATGCCTGATATGGAGTCATCTGCATACAGTTGCTGTGCTGACAGGGGAAGGAGAAGCAACTGTAATTGTCTAGACAGGGGTTCTATTAGATGTGTGAGGCAACATGTCATGGAAGCAAGAGAGGAACTGAGAGAAAACCACCTTGGGCAGAAGGCGTTTGAGGAATTTGGATTTTGTGACATGGGGGAAGAGGTTGCGAGGAAATGGAGGGAAGATGAAGAGCATACCTTCCGAGATGTGCTCTCAAATGCAGCATCACAAAGTAAGAACATTTGGGACCATCTCTCGGCCACTTTCCCTTCCCGGACAAAGAAAGAATTGGTCAGTTATTATTTCAATGTATTTATGCTTCGAAAACGTGCTGAGCAGAATAGGTTTGACCCTTTGAATGTCGACAGCGACAATGACGAGTGTCAAAAGAGCAAACTTGTAATGACAGACAAAGAAGACGACACCGGGGGTGAATCTCTGGATAAAGCTCCTGCTCATTGTCAAGAGAATTCTGAAGAGGAATTCCTCAAAGGCATTGTGGAGGACAGTGGAGCAGGTACCTGTAAAGGTGACACAAACACTGTAGATACTAGTTGTATAATGAGCAACGAGGAAGGAGGATATACAGATGATGGTCTTTGAAGATAAAGATGAGGGGATGTAATGTGAAAATACGTAAcagaaataaatagaatgagACATTTCATTTTCACGGCTTGCTATTACTTAAACATTGTAGGCAGCCGACTATTTTGAGTCGTTTCCTAAGCATTGCAGCTGGGGGACTTTGCCTGCCATAACATGCTGCATCATTGTCGTGTGTTTGTATACAGAGCAAAATGTCCCTCGAACATTGATTAAGAGTGGTACTACTAGCTAGTCGAGGCTTTGtcttatttttcaactctttAACATTCTGTTTCTatgtgttttatatttatagtaaTTTTGCAACTTCATGAAGATGGAGGTGGTGTTATTAAGGAAAATTGTTTTGCTACAAGAGCAGAGCAAGTCTGGTTTGAATTAATGGCACAAAGTTACTCTCATGTACTCGCAAACTCTCAAACCCACaaagattttgatttttcaactgAAGTAATGCACAGGTGGTGGGGTAAATTATATCGTCACTCACTcaatttttatcattaagacaactaaattttgatttctattAAACTTCTATCCTCTTTTGTCCTCAAAATTAGCTTAGCTCATGACTAATTGTCATGAAGGCTTAAGTTCAAACTTTCTTATCCCTCTTGTTCTGAATATATTAACAATTGTTTTCTCAAGTTcagttacttttttttttttttttttttttttaaatttcaacattttttaTTAAGGAAATTTGGTGtgatatatatgaatataaattttaaaattattcaatactaaaattaatataaatccACAATCGGGTATTTTTTGAGGTATATTTTTGTATACCATATATCtgttgacaaaaattaaaagaggaactgaattttattacaaattaaagtttagttgggtgacaaaaattaaatggaTTCACGAATTTTAGGGgctaattgaataatttaccCTGTACACATGGTTTACTAAATTTTAGTAGTTAATAGCTGagtataaatttcttttttactacATAAGTAAACATtgacaattattattttttaagtgtaCATCAATTAAAAGTGAACCATACAAAATCTTTGTGGGCTTACCCCCAGAGAGGtcgcaattaaaaaataaaaatttttaattgacaaaagtaaaatttttcaaataatatcttccattttTATAAGTATCATAATTATATTAACTCATTAACTTTGGTCtagtagtaatttttttatgtgatttttcattattaaaaatgtttttttaaatttaacgacatacacaaaaaaattacattatttgaCAAAATTTAAGTTTGCACCCCATCCTCGCCCAATTTGATCGCCCAATTTGATCATACAAGAACGAATTTGTGGCATTGTATTTATTAGTGGATTTTTTTGATGTCACGATTAATACTACTTGTACATTTAGGTTGACATTCATGTTAATATCCCATTAAACAATTATCAATACACTTCTCATTAAATCATTTTAGGTTGACATCTATATTGATaccctattaattaattaccaataTACCCTTCACTTGAATGATTTAATGAGGGGTGTATTGATAATGGATCAATGAAGTGTCAACCTGGATATGCAAGTAGCATTACTCTTGATGCCATACTTGaccaaattgtttttttttctaaaattttacttGTGATGATACACAAAATTGTCCGCTAATATATTTATGAAGAAAACATACTAGATGGCAAGAAAgtcttaaactttttattttggagtTGATCTTTTGCCCCAAAAAAATGGTGAGACTATCCTAAGGCTGGCCAAAAAAACCATTCTGATGCATTTAGATATGGAGGAACAGTAAGAAAGCAAGATAACTTGAGATCATAATTGATAATGCTTATCTAGAGGAGAGATTATCttctatttataataatttagaaataatcCTTTGATTAGTATTAGGTTTTAGAGTGTGACTAGGAATGATAACCCTAGATAGATACGGAGGAATTAGGAGTAATGTTTATAGGAGAATAGGATTattctaagtttttttttacaattaagaCTAACTATAGATTAATGAAGGAAGTAATCTCGGATTATATTTGACTTTATCCTTTAATCTGAGGAGAAAATCTTAGTCGAATAAGATAATTTAATCCTATATTGGATTGGTTTAAGACTTTGTATTACATGTTCCTCTCTTTTTGAGGAGGAATATgggtaaaattgaatttcagGGAGCTTGAGATAGCGTAAGCGAACCTTAGAGAGTGGACTCGAGAatactttaagaaatcctgaaAATTTAGGGCTAGAATGAAAAACTAATAAATGTCAAGACATGTGAAAAAGGGAATTTAGggaatttatcaaaataaaatgggGTCCAAATGAGATAAATAAAACCAAATGGGGGTTACTTGAAATGAAGTGAAATAAGGTGAAAGaggtaaatgtgtaattacccaaaagttgtgtgtgtgtgtgttgcaCCCAACATTCTTGcatagagaaagaaaaggagaaaaaataagaaaaaagaatgaagGGGAAAGAGAAAGTCTTTAGAGGTTGTTAAAGAAAAGAATGGTCATTCGAGAAGAGCATCAGCCACTAAAAAAGGTTATTTGACAATTACTCAATGAGTTTAAACCCAAGGTTTCTCTGTTTTCTTCCATTCTTCTTCCGAAGTTATAatcatttttcttgcatttctAAGACCTTTGAGATGGCTTTGCACATTTTATAGGAGCAAATGGTGTTAAAGAAACCAAAGCCGAAAAAAGAACATTTTGTTTGGCCTTTCGGCCAACCTATCATAGATTTTGGAGGTAATTTTGGTATGCCTTGTCTCATGATTTCACTAATTTGAGACTATAATATGATTCTACATTACATGTGTCTATCAAAGTAAAAACAAGTTAGAAATTGAGGTGTAACGTTAAAAGGGTGATGTGGCTAAGGGTTGAACtgtaattctaaaaaaaatactataggCTTAGTTGCAATACATAGATTTATAAGGGTTGGAAGTGAAATACAATTTAACCCTAGGGGCCTTAGTGCAATGGAATGCAAGAgttgtgaatttttgaaaaataaggtATTAATGCAATTACTAGAAACTATTGGGTTGAAGAGTAAATTGTTAAACGATTTGGAACCCTGTGCTATTAGAATGATTTTAGGTGTTtgagtaaaattttgaaatgttggggCATGACAACTAATTAGAAATATCATTCGTCTTAATGTCAATATTGCATGGTTTCAGCATCTTAGGATATTTCAGTAAAGGTTTTGACTTGTGTAAGTGAGATAAACAATGAACTTTAGACTTGGTTTGTTAGTATTGATATGTAATATGTAATTTCAAAGGATTACCATGACAACAAAGGAACATGAGCTagcaaaaaattaaagagatagGTAAAGACTACCTAGGATGGACACTAGTTGGTGTGGTGCATTGCATATGTATTTGAATGGTTTAAAATGCATTTGTTTTGTTGTTTGTATACACATTTTGTTTGAAATGGGTTGATGAACATACGGGAGGACGATCTAGGTGTGTTGGCCATTAATGCTTACTTTAGCTATAGGAACTCTAAGATTGTGCTTTTGTAAAAGTCCTTAATCAAACGAAGGTAACTAGCCACTATTTGATGTAGTTTGAAATGACTATTCGAGGAAAAGGTTGGAAGTACAATAACTAGTTTGAAGCAAATCATTTGTTAGATCAACCAAGTCTTTAGttgagagaaaatatttttccatgtcACCAATGTGTTCATATTGCACATTTTTTGCACTCGTGCACCTATGGTATGCCTTATTGAGTTAAATGTACTCATGCCTATTTCTCCTTTATTTTGCCTTTTTTCCTAAACAACTAGTGTAGGAAcctcaaaaagaaaagaggcaGTCACTAACTAACTAGATAAGTTAGATTGTAGGCATTGTCGAGTTTTGATGAATTGAGCGATAACATTtatttactcaataaatgacatgttacataattaattttgggtttGTAATACTCTAGGTGGAGGCTAATTACCAACCTAAACTAAGTTTAGGTTGTAAATGATGTATACAGGGCCTAAAGCCTAGTGAAATGTTTTACTTATGTGTTTTCTTAATAATGTGAATGATTTAGTCAGTTAATAGGTGTAAATATTATGATGTGCATGCATAGgatgaaatttcaaaattattttcaattgtaGAATATGAAAAGCTCATATTCACTTAAAAGGCACATATGAAGGGATTACTTACTAGGGAGGATTCTTACATTTTTGCTGAAACTTTTCGTTAACTTGGTGAATGGGAGAACCATATCCTTAACTCCTAATTTGAGTACCCTTATTCCATAGTTCCCGATTGAGCATTTTCTTAAATGAATGAGCTAATGCTTCTTGTGATACCTTGGTATAGGATGGAGTGTCACAATTAGTTTGCCATTGCGTCTGTGGATAAACCCCTTTGTGGGTTGAGCCAAACCCAAGTAAAACTCCAAAGCCAAGGACAACCTAGTGAAGTGGACTGAGGTCGAGGATGACTTGGCAAAATGGAGCAAGACCGAGGGTGGCCTATTCATGTTTGAGTGCAAGGTCCACAACTTGGGCcttataaaataaaaggttGTGTGGGTCATCCTAACACGACTAACCCCATAGTTAAAAGCCTCTTAAGGCTTCCATTTGTAGAAAAACTTCTCTTTACCCAGCTATTGCcttttttgtttccattttttctttttacctaTTCTAATTTGAAAATTCTCAATCAAATGAAATCTCACTCTATCTCATCCTCTATCCCAAAAGTCTTGCCATGAGATCTTTGATTTAGATtagttctttcttttttcacttGGATCTTTGTAACATCTCTTACTCAAAATGGGTTTATGTTGACCTCTTGTGCCTGAAGTCCTTCTtatactctctctttctctcccccatGTGCTTCCATTGTTGGTCTTTAGCAATGTAGTTAAAAATCTAAAGTAAGCAAAAAAAAGCTTTCTGTCTCTCACTCTTGATTTTTGTTGGAGATGGGGGTTTGAAGATTGGGGCCAGATAGTTGGTATCTTggcctcaatctctctctttccccaTTGGTTAGTCtcaatttctttcatccttGTTCGATCTAAGCTTTCTAACTTGTGGTGACACCTAGTTGCAATCTCTGTGCttaatttttcatcttcttctttgcgATAAAACCTTATCCATCAAAATGACCTTAGCAACAATGGTCACGAGCAAACCTTGAAGATTATTCATCTTTTCCCTTTGATTCACCATATCTCtttccttaaaaattctttttggCAAACCTCGATATCAAAATGACCCTGATAAGGAGGGTCATGACCTTATAGTGGTTGTGAGCCACCACCGACAATGGTCGACATCCCTTATGCATTTCACGTGACATGATAGATGCATCCATACGGGAAACACATGCGAGCAACGATCGAGGGGTTCAAAGCCCTAATGCTTGGTTTAGGGTGTTCCTTTCCTATTTGGTTTTCAAAACAATCTTATTCCACgcaaagtttaattaatttactaatACTTTTGGTTAACTAATCTTGAATTTTGAAAGAACTAATGGATACCCAAGAAGaaggtgaattgggttttaaaagatttttcttgattttaaacactctttgaataaaattgtttgGGCTTTTCAAATTATAAGAATTGATGCTTTAAATGTAACCTTGATATAAAATGATGTgttataagagtaaaataaatttaacacaaaaaGATTGATCCTTTTACAGTTTTAGAAATTGGTTGCTGAAAGTATTAAAGCTGGAATCAAGAATGTTGAAAAATGACTCTTGCTGAAGGATAAATGAAAGTgttgaaataaagaaagaagtaAAGAATGTAATACACACAAACTTATAGCGGTTCGGCTAACGAGCCTACTCCACTCTCTTGGCTCCTCACCAAGAATTTATCCACTTAGCTTTTTTAGGCTCAGTTATAACCTCAACTTTTCATAAGTGCAGTTGTAACCTCCACTTTTCACTGACTCAACAATAACTAATATAATTGGTTTTTAAAGGCTCAACCGAAACCATTATCTTTTAAAGAATCAGGCGTAACCTCTTGCTTTTTCAAAGGATCAAGCGCATCCTCTTTCCTTTTAGAGATCAGGCATAACCACAACAATAAATAAGAAGATTACAATTTAAGCTCAATCGAAAAGCTCTCACAAGattgagataaaataaaaaatctactTCTCACAATAGAAAATAGAGATAAAGGATTGTGAAATAGATAAgcactctttctttctttcttagaATGGAGATGATAACTTGAAGTATTCTTTTGGCTCAAGATAGTTGTAGGAAGTAGTAGAACGAATTTCAAAACTAGCAGCATTTATCTTCAACTTCATCTCCTTTTATAGTTGTTGTCAAAAGAATGAGATATCTGCAAGGATAGCCTTCTtttccataaaataatattagaatattcaattatcatgtttattgttttatgaaaattttagtcTTTTCAGAGTCTAAACGATTCAATCTATGCCTTAAAAGCACATGCAACGACTAGTCTAATGACTATAAAATTTGAGTTCAGTAGCCATTCACTCAACtaatgaaattttatatttgattatataaGCTTCACACTCGAGTATATTTGTCAGCACTCTATTATACTTCAGATACTCGATTGAACTCATTAGATACTCAATTTAACTTGAAATATAGAAAGCTTTCATAACATACTCGACTATCACTCACTAATAGTCGATTATCCATCGACAGACTTGATTGCTCTAAAAAAGCTCAATTAAAACCTTATAATCATTAACATTCAACTATGGGATCATCATACTTgactaatacaaaatatattcgATTATGCACATCTCTTAGTCAATTACTCTTCAAGACATGAAACTTAATATTTGATTATAACTTGGATCACTTGATTTCTTTTGAGATAGATGAAAATTTGCAATAAACACTTGATTGCAAGGAGCATTCACTTGATATATATTCAAATACACTCGATTATGCTATATGCTTTACTAGATTATCattcaaacaacatatattgttttgaatacCATCAAAACAACATCTAAGATATCATAAACATTTAgcttaaatataaaactcaattttcttaatatataaacCTTAAGCTCAAATAAACACAAGTGTTGTTTATGAAAGTTGAATAAATCTAACTTTCCAAATGTATCCACTTGGTTACATAAAAATCCTTAGAGTAGCCAAGAAAAGGAGATATTCTTAAAACACATGGCTTTGAGAACAATACatattactcaactaaaaatatcatatttctatattcaaataagaatcattTCAGCATGAAATATGAGATGCAAAACACATAGAAACATGATTTTTCATTCATAATAACTATATGAAATACATTCTCATGAAATAACCAAAAGTGAAATAACTCataattgatagaattgaactaaTATGGCACatacaccaagaggggggtgaattggtataatttaaaaacttgatttaaaactttaaaatccttttgattgaaaataaaaattcaatgcaagtgatgATAATGAAacgctagcaatgataaacaaataaaaaaaaaaaacataagcaagcgagaagacacagatttatagtgattcagccttccaagcttagtccactaccttaactatccattaaggattttaaaatcaatctttactctcaaaccccctactcaatacgagcaggtcctctagtccttaaCTAGGTAAtttacaacctcccaacttaatgggccctctagctaccgctaagaaaaatacagaaaatgaaatagagattctaagagtataactcttagttacaagctctctctttaaatgaatgatcgaggcttaaaagtaatagaatagtaagatatcaaagcctcttaaatgagaatacagagagaaaaagttaaaagctcgatgtaacagtgaaggcacggtcgttcaagatattcaatatattccagcagccttcaatgcgtcttcaaccacctatttatactTGATGGTGGGCAAGattgaattttggaccgttgtgggtggttgggcgagcatttaatgcgccaaaaactagccgttataagtttctgagaaacacatagtcgacaaagaaaataggttagtcgattattttatcaaataaaattggtcatagtcgacagacacaaaatcatagtcgactatttctaacaTAGACtttccatagtcgacagatacaaaggcatagtcgacaaatgttaaaatatgaagagaattttgaatttaaagaacaaaaatagtcgacaaataaaaagacatagtcgactatccttacttgatagtcgacagataaaaaaatagtcgacagatgccttaaatagtcgacagatcaaaccagcatagtcgactatccttatgcatagtcgattatccttaacagtatagtcgactattctcaggcatagtcaacagaatgaaacacatagtcgactatccttttgaaaacattgaaaacttaacaaatcctcattttgatttttttgaaagcaagttgagattatcaaaagatatatatttttaaatgaaccATACTCAACTATACTTaaaatttcttctataggattttataccttgcttcaaaattcacatattaaaaagttattttctcattcatataatccatattgtagagattgattttcatatagtcattatcaaaaccattttattactaagagtaaaatatcaataattacttgaCTTTCATGAAATACATAGAACATTGCAAATATGCACTTTCATATTCACATAAACCATTCAT from Diospyros lotus cultivar Yz01 chromosome 4, ASM1463336v1, whole genome shotgun sequence includes the following:
- the LOC127799987 gene encoding uncharacterized protein LOC127799987 isoform X1 — protein: MVYKRPCHDEESFEVGFKHPRQEGHSAQQSPILGFLPSNDGPALSSDEGQDSARKSQDGNVAKETASEDFNRVSNELELNAPGSSSSLFWVNGNAFNEYAESDASVHLSFFPHFFKLDRVMELVQPHDIYSFLLNHPPRKLVSIGPDHQANVPEGASNRFHESSASLDQSDPHIIPGDSSGSRVMDDDDNEAGLIGTCVIPMPDMESSAYSCCADRGRRSNCNCLDRGSIRCVRQHVMEAREELRENHLGQKAFEEFGFCDMGEEVARKWREDEEHTFRDVLSNAASQSKNIWDHLSATFPSRTKKELVSYYFNVFMLRKRAEQNRFDPLNVDSDNDECQKSKLVMTDKEDDTGGESLDKAPAHCQENSEEEFLKGIVEDSGAGTCKGDTNTVDTSCIMSNEEGGYTDDGL
- the LOC127799987 gene encoding AT-rich interactive domain-containing protein 2-like isoform X2; the encoded protein is MVYKRPCHDEESFEVGFKHPRQEGHSAQQSPILGFLPSNDGPALSSGASNRFHESSASLDQSDPHIIPGDSSGSRVMDDDDNEAGLIGTCVIPMPDMESSAYSCCADRGRRSNCNCLDRGSIRCVRQHVMEAREELRENHLGQKAFEEFGFCDMGEEVARKWREDEEHTFRDVLSNAASQSKNIWDHLSATFPSRTKKELVSYYFNVFMLRKRAEQNRFDPLNVDSDNDECQKSKLVMTDKEDDTGGESLDKAPAHCQENSEEEFLKGIVEDSGAGTCKGDTNTVDTSCIMSNEEGGYTDDGL